The following are encoded together in the Juglans microcarpa x Juglans regia isolate MS1-56 chromosome 2D, Jm3101_v1.0, whole genome shotgun sequence genome:
- the LOC121250343 gene encoding protein TIFY 10A-like, whose product MSSSPEFFELTGQRQERPSFSHTCSLLSQYLKEKGSFGDLSLGMTCNIEGNGTAEMYRQTAPTMNLFPINEKLNDVSTQNVAASRNPKPRDSFPQPAGFAASLPKEEASKIAADSSMVNKSATTEPEKAQMTIFYAGQVIVFNDFPADKAQEVMLLASKGSSQNNTNNNQHAFVASKLAGNSVDSSSSMATSSSIVPPNLGNKTTIHEQIQPPTQPLACELPIARRASLHRFLEKRKDRVTARAPYQTGNSAAAAAAAASTNPADSKPWLGLAAQSPK is encoded by the exons ATGTCCAGCTCGCCGGAGTTTTTTGAACTTACCGGGCAGAGGCAAGAGAGGCCGAGCTTCTCTCATACGTGTAGCCTTCTGAGTCAGTACCTGAAGGAGAAGGGGTCCTTCGGCGATCTCAGCCTCGGGATGACATGCAACATCGAAGGAAACG GAACAGCTGAGATGTACCGTCAGACAGCACCGACGATGAATTTGTTTCCGATCAATGAGAAATTGAACGATGTTTCTACCCAAAACGTGGCTGCAAGTCGGAACCCTAAACCCAGGGATTCGTTCCCTCAACCAGCTGGGTTTGCTGCCTCCTTACCTAAGGAAGAGGCCTCAAAGATTGCTGCTGACTCTAG CATGGTTAACAAGTCTGCCACAACAGAGCCTGAAAAAGCCCAAATGACAATATTTTATGCTGGGCAAGTAATTGTGTTTAACGACTTTCCAGCTGACAAGGCCCAGGAAGTCATGCTCTTAGCAAGCAAGGGAAGCTCCCAGAACAACACCAACAACAACCAGCATGCCTTTGTTGCTTCTAAATTGGCCGGGAACTCAGTTGACTCCAGCAGTTCGATGGCTACTAGCTCCAGTATTGTTCCTCCAAACTTGGGCAACAAAACAACAATTCACGAGCAAATTCAACCACCAACTCAACCCCTTGCTTGTG AGTTACCAATTGCAAGGAGAGCTTCCCTCCACCGGTTcttggagaagagaaaagataG GGTCACAGCAAGAGCACCATACCAAACAGGCAACTCGGCAGCGGCAGCAGCGGCAGCAGCCTCCACCAATCCGGCTGATAGCAAGCCATGGCTCGGATTGGCTGCTCAGTCACCAAAGTAG